A DNA window from Fodinibius sp. Rm-B-1B1-1 contains the following coding sequences:
- a CDS encoding VPS10 domain-containing protein, giving the protein MATIVALLFMGISFSAEAQRFGGSDQAEGIDEVSFEAPYLQNLEYRNIGPFRGGRSVAVTGHPDQPDTYYTGFTGGGVYKTTDGGKNWMNVSDGDFKTGSVGALTAAPSNSNVIYAGMGETCIRGNMSAGDGMYKTTDGGKNWEHIGLPESHFIGEIAVHPKNEDVAWVAVMGHAFGTEGNEERGVYKTTDGGDNWEKVLYHNKFTGAVDVEVDPTNPNILYASLWEAYRNPWEMSSGGEGSGLYKSTDGGETWTNISERPGMPKGLMGKIGVAISPVNPDRVWTIIESDNGGVFRSDDSGKTWNRVNSERNLRQRAWYYTHIVADTEDEDEVYVLNVGFYKSTDGGESFDRIGTPHGDHHDLWIDPNDGDRMVIADDGGGQVSYNEGKSWSEYHKYATAQFYQVITDNEFPYRIYGAQQDNSTVGIKSRTADYGIETRDWHPVAGGESGYIAPDPENPNVTYGGSYGGYFNKFNDFTDQSDRIDVWPDNPMGAGAEDLKYRFQWTFPIYISPHNPDILYATSQFVHRSDNEGMSWDTISKDLTRNDKSKQGESGGPITKDDTSVEYYNTIFTFAESPVEPGVLWTGADDGLIHVSRDNGDSWTEVTPKGMPEAMASIIDPSPHDAGTAYLAATRYKFDDFQPMLYKTDDYGKSWTKITTGIPSKDFTRVIREDPNKEGLLYAGTETGVYISFNDGELWQPLQLNLPAVPITDLTIHKRDKDLVVATQGRSFWVLDDLSVLHQLGENVTESDYYLYQPETTYLFGNHTEPEPGQTLGENPKDGVVVHYNLNTEISDQEVELQFAESDGDVIRTFSNKEDLDGNEVKESEEFHEKENEVPSDVLTTKQGQNTFVWNMEYPGAADLDGRQILWAGSTDGPSAVPGTYEVRLIVDDQTLMSQQFEITKDPRIDVTQDDFEAQFDLHETIISKLDTTHKTINRIREVREELNGIKSDYSNNQEVQERVDAMLTTLSDVEGELMQTKAESFQDVLNYPIKLNNKLASLANTVGSGDGRPTEQQYAVYEELANKVDEQFKRIEPILEGDASELIQEMDQEAIPIEN; this is encoded by the coding sequence ATGGCAACCATTGTTGCTCTGCTTTTTATGGGGATTTCATTCTCTGCCGAAGCTCAACGCTTTGGTGGATCAGATCAAGCTGAAGGCATTGATGAGGTCTCGTTTGAGGCACCCTATCTGCAAAATTTAGAATACAGAAATATCGGACCCTTTCGCGGTGGACGATCGGTGGCTGTAACCGGCCATCCGGACCAACCAGATACCTATTATACCGGATTTACCGGCGGTGGGGTATATAAAACAACCGATGGCGGAAAAAACTGGATGAACGTATCAGACGGGGATTTTAAAACGGGATCCGTAGGTGCCCTGACAGCAGCACCCTCCAACAGTAATGTTATTTATGCAGGGATGGGAGAAACATGCATCCGTGGAAATATGTCTGCGGGAGATGGTATGTACAAAACGACGGACGGCGGAAAAAACTGGGAGCACATTGGTCTACCAGAATCTCATTTTATTGGTGAAATTGCAGTCCATCCCAAAAACGAAGATGTCGCGTGGGTAGCGGTAATGGGCCATGCATTTGGCACCGAAGGTAATGAAGAACGCGGCGTCTATAAAACCACAGATGGCGGCGACAACTGGGAAAAAGTGCTGTATCATAATAAATTTACCGGCGCTGTTGATGTCGAAGTTGACCCCACTAATCCCAATATTTTGTACGCTTCTCTTTGGGAGGCCTACCGCAATCCGTGGGAGATGTCCAGCGGTGGTGAAGGTAGTGGTCTTTATAAAAGTACTGATGGAGGAGAAACATGGACCAATATTTCTGAACGTCCTGGTATGCCCAAGGGACTAATGGGCAAAATTGGTGTAGCTATTTCTCCAGTTAACCCCGATCGCGTTTGGACCATTATTGAAAGTGATAATGGTGGTGTCTTTCGCTCTGATGACAGCGGCAAAACCTGGAACCGTGTCAACAGCGAGCGAAATCTTCGTCAACGCGCCTGGTACTATACTCATATTGTAGCTGATACCGAGGACGAAGATGAAGTGTACGTTCTAAATGTAGGATTCTATAAATCTACCGACGGCGGTGAATCGTTTGATCGTATTGGTACCCCCCACGGCGATCATCATGATCTCTGGATCGATCCAAATGATGGCGATCGTATGGTGATAGCTGATGACGGCGGTGGACAGGTTTCCTATAACGAAGGAAAAAGCTGGTCAGAATACCACAAATATGCTACCGCACAGTTTTACCAGGTAATTACCGATAATGAATTTCCCTACCGCATTTATGGAGCCCAGCAAGATAACAGTACAGTAGGCATCAAAAGTCGCACGGCCGACTACGGTATTGAAACCCGCGACTGGCATCCCGTAGCCGGTGGAGAAAGTGGCTATATTGCCCCTGATCCAGAAAATCCCAATGTAACCTATGGTGGTAGTTACGGTGGATACTTTAATAAATTTAACGACTTTACGGATCAAAGCGATCGTATTGATGTGTGGCCTGACAATCCCATGGGCGCCGGTGCCGAGGATCTGAAATATCGTTTCCAATGGACCTTCCCCATTTATATTTCACCTCACAACCCGGATATCCTATATGCCACTTCGCAGTTTGTACATCGGTCCGATAATGAGGGCATGAGCTGGGATACCATCAGCAAAGATTTAACGCGAAATGATAAGTCTAAGCAGGGAGAATCGGGCGGACCGATTACCAAAGATGATACCAGTGTTGAGTATTATAATACCATTTTCACTTTTGCTGAATCACCGGTTGAGCCGGGTGTTCTATGGACGGGTGCCGACGATGGGCTTATTCATGTAAGTCGCGATAATGGTGACAGCTGGACCGAAGTAACACCAAAAGGTATGCCCGAAGCGATGGCCAGCATCATTGATCCATCCCCTCATGATGCAGGTACAGCATACCTGGCTGCCACGCGTTATAAGTTTGATGACTTTCAGCCGATGCTTTACAAAACGGATGATTACGGAAAAAGCTGGACCAAGATTACTACTGGTATTCCCAGCAAAGATTTCACGCGCGTGATTCGCGAAGATCCCAATAAAGAAGGGTTACTTTATGCCGGAACCGAAACGGGCGTTTATATTTCGTTCAATGATGGTGAACTCTGGCAGCCGCTTCAGCTCAACTTGCCTGCTGTGCCTATCACTGATCTAACAATTCACAAACGCGACAAAGATTTAGTTGTAGCAACGCAGGGTCGTTCGTTCTGGGTACTGGATGATTTATCAGTACTACATCAGTTGGGAGAAAATGTTACCGAATCTGACTACTATCTCTATCAACCGGAAACAACCTATCTGTTTGGAAATCACACCGAACCTGAACCCGGACAAACACTGGGCGAAAATCCCAAAGATGGCGTGGTAGTCCACTACAATCTCAATACGGAAATTTCTGATCAGGAGGTGGAACTACAATTTGCTGAATCGGACGGCGATGTCATTCGTACCTTTTCTAATAAGGAAGATTTAGATGGCAATGAAGTAAAAGAATCCGAGGAATTCCATGAAAAAGAAAACGAGGTCCCTTCTGATGTACTTACCACCAAACAGGGACAAAATACCTTTGTTTGGAATATGGAATACCCCGGTGCAGCTGACCTTGATGGACGACAAATTTTATGGGCCGGTTCTACCGATGGTCCTTCGGCCGTGCCCGGTACGTACGAGGTTCGCTTAATTGTTGATGATCAAACACTGATGAGCCAACAGTTTGAGATCACCAAGGATCCGCGTATTGATGTTACACAGGATGATTTTGAGGCGCAGTTCGACCTGCATGAGACGATTATTAGCAAGCTGGACACAACACACAAAACCATCAACCGTATTCGCGAAGTGCGGGAAGAGTTGAATGGCATAAAATCGGATTACTCCAATAATCAAGAAGTACAAGAACGTGTTGATGCTATGCTGACTACGCTTTCTGACGTTGAAGGGGAGCTGATGCAAACCAAGGCCGAGTCGTTCCAGGATGTGCTGAACTACCCCATCAAACTAAACAATAAGCTGGCTTCGCTTGCGAACACCGTTGGCTCTGGTGATGGGCGTCCCACCGAACAGCAATATGCGGTGTACGAAGAGTTGGCCAATAAAGTAGATGAACAGTTCAAACGCATTGAACCCATCTTAGAAGGAGATGCTTCTGAA
- a CDS encoding RagB/SusD family nutrient uptake outer membrane protein translates to MKYLNIIFLITFITASGCDVLNQDPQTAISEDNAIRDLKSANAALNGLYSQLQSNDYYGSNFQIISDVTSDISQSVGTWDFYREMDTYVTSPGNLENRNLWSQAYAAVNHANNIITDVQNLDEISQENKDQILGEAYFIRALAFFDLTRTFGGVPGEAGTMGVPLPTEPSRQIDESSFPERASIEASYNQVKSDLQAAESRLSGFDSPNRVSGAAVQALFSRYYLYTQDFDLAEQYATDVIGNSNFELVENFADIFIDENTSEAIFELAYNTTDANDIRFWYYPSSGGGRGDIAIHDEYAEMVTSRSDDERGALIAFDDNVGVYYPTKYQKSGSDDNIQILRLAELYLNRAEARARQQTPNLTGALSDLNEIRNRAGLQDTTGTGVDEPEEVLQAIEKERGIEFIEEGHRWHDLVRTGRATTVLTNIDRSNSDPVSLDNPGRLVFPIPSRDIDANDNLDQNEAYQ, encoded by the coding sequence ATGAAATATTTAAACATAATTTTTCTCATCACATTTATAACAGCTTCAGGCTGTGACGTATTAAATCAGGATCCCCAGACTGCAATATCAGAAGATAATGCCATCCGGGATCTTAAAAGTGCCAATGCAGCATTAAATGGCTTATATAGTCAATTGCAATCCAATGATTATTACGGCAGCAACTTTCAAATTATAAGTGATGTTACTTCCGATATTTCCCAAAGCGTTGGTACTTGGGATTTTTATCGAGAAATGGACACCTATGTAACATCACCTGGAAACCTGGAAAACCGAAACCTGTGGTCACAGGCCTATGCAGCGGTAAATCATGCGAACAATATTATTACCGATGTTCAGAATCTTGACGAGATTTCACAGGAAAATAAGGATCAAATTTTAGGAGAGGCTTACTTCATTCGAGCATTAGCTTTCTTCGACTTAACACGAACCTTTGGCGGTGTTCCCGGTGAGGCTGGAACAATGGGCGTTCCCCTTCCTACCGAACCCTCCCGCCAAATTGATGAAAGCAGTTTTCCCGAACGGGCATCTATTGAAGCTTCTTACAACCAGGTAAAGTCAGATTTACAAGCCGCCGAAAGCCGGTTATCGGGATTTGATTCTCCCAATCGCGTATCTGGAGCTGCCGTACAGGCATTGTTTTCACGGTATTACCTTTATACCCAAGACTTTGATCTTGCCGAACAATACGCCACAGATGTGATTGGCAACTCAAACTTTGAACTGGTAGAAAACTTCGCCGATATTTTTATCGACGAAAACACCTCTGAAGCAATCTTCGAACTGGCCTATAATACCACCGATGCTAATGACATTCGGTTCTGGTATTATCCCTCAAGTGGAGGTGGCCGTGGCGATATCGCTATTCATGACGAATATGCTGAAATGGTGACTTCTCGATCGGATGATGAACGCGGAGCTCTTATCGCATTTGATGACAATGTGGGCGTATACTACCCAACCAAATATCAAAAATCTGGCAGCGATGATAATATTCAAATTTTGAGATTGGCAGAATTATACCTCAACCGTGCCGAGGCTCGTGCCCGACAGCAAACACCCAACTTGACAGGTGCTTTGTCGGATCTGAACGAAATCCGTAATCGAGCCGGCCTCCAGGATACCACCGGTACCGGGGTTGACGAACCAGAAGAAGTTCTTCAAGCTATTGAAAAAGAACGCGGCATTGAATTTATCGAAGAAGGACACCGCTGGCATGATTTGGTCCGCACAGGACGCGCAACCACCGTACTCACAAATATAGATCGTTCAAACAGCGACCCGGTATCACTCGATAATCCCGGTCGTTTGGTATTTCCAATCCCATCGCGCGACATCGATGCCAACGATAATTTAGACCAAAACGAGGCCTATCAATAA
- a CDS encoding TonB-dependent receptor: MTLNTTGIVKSIPIPTAITKQTIRFFWATLLILSISASISFAQITVSGTVTSAGDGSTLPGVNVLEKGTTNGASTDNEGHFEIEVSGPDAILVFSYIGYVSQEVEVGQQTTLDVQLQEDVEMLEDVVVVGYGEQDRKTLTSSVSSVNSEDIQNTPVAGSDQLMQGRAAGVQVSSNSGTPGGGIFVKIRGTTSISGGSDPLYIVDGVPIETGNFGLDLGGATTSALADIDPSDIESIEVLKDASATAIYGARAANGVVLITTKRGDDAAPSIEVSSYYGFEEPVNMPDLVSGSEFEMLMNEAARNNGEAEPYANPQNATNTDWADPVFRTGTIRNYDVTLSGGNETVKYSISGSNFKQDGVVKPATYKRNSARVNLDLNATENLTVGTSLTYSFSNRNRARNNDNITGVLGGVYFLPPNLPYYQEDGSYTKFSIFENPIAAAEEVDFNMDVNRFVGNVFGEYEFFPGLTFRSSWSYDYNEVKEDRYDNSLTNGGAAVNGDALSTVALTSNWTGENTLSYLYNTGNHNFSTLIGTSYQESSFERTTATGQQFPSDDFQRIEDAAVQTASSTGTSWGIASFFGRIKYDYDRKYLATITLRRDGSSRFGENNQWGTFPSIALGWVPSEEEFFNVNWISNLKLRGSYGITGNQSGINNFQAQGLWGGESYTDSPGTSPEQLSNPNLKWETTSQLDIGFDLGLWEDRVTIMYDYYDKQTKDLLLAVPVPMSTGFEELVQNFGALENKGMELAINADAIQRDDFNWNVQFNIAGNRNEVTRLASPFNVYNRDIYRYQEGYPMYSFYFHNQLGVDSETGEPIFEDVDGDGSFNPNSDRKIVGDANPDFFGGITNKFNFKGFDLSVFFQYSYGNDQLNWNRFFQEHGGTRNTSYLSSQLDRWQEPGDQTMVPKMTSSNYAGNLRPSRFVEDGSYIRLKNATLGYTIPDSFLSKLGFNISRARFYVTGQNLLTFTNYSGLDPEVTATATTQLTRGIEFYTMPQSKTIMGGFDITF, translated from the coding sequence ATGACACTTAACACCACAGGTATAGTTAAATCTATACCTATACCAACGGCAATTACCAAACAAACAATACGATTTTTCTGGGCAACACTCCTTATTCTATCTATTTCTGCTTCTATTTCGTTTGCCCAAATAACAGTCAGCGGTACCGTTACCTCGGCCGGAGACGGTAGTACACTACCCGGCGTTAACGTACTTGAAAAAGGAACCACAAATGGAGCCAGTACTGACAATGAGGGACATTTTGAAATTGAAGTATCCGGACCGGATGCAATCTTAGTATTTAGCTATATCGGCTACGTCTCACAAGAAGTCGAGGTAGGTCAACAGACCACTTTAGACGTACAGCTACAAGAAGATGTTGAAATGCTTGAAGATGTAGTTGTAGTAGGATACGGAGAACAAGACCGTAAAACACTAACAAGCTCTGTATCATCCGTAAACTCGGAAGATATTCAAAACACTCCGGTAGCCGGCAGTGATCAACTTATGCAAGGTCGGGCAGCTGGCGTTCAAGTTAGCAGTAATTCCGGAACCCCGGGCGGTGGAATTTTTGTCAAAATTAGGGGAACAACCTCAATTTCCGGGGGTAGTGATCCACTTTATATTGTAGATGGCGTTCCAATTGAAACCGGAAACTTTGGGCTGGATCTCGGTGGAGCAACAACCAGTGCTCTGGCTGATATCGACCCATCAGATATTGAATCTATTGAAGTATTAAAAGATGCTTCAGCCACTGCTATCTATGGAGCACGTGCAGCAAATGGAGTCGTACTCATTACTACAAAACGTGGCGACGATGCTGCGCCCTCTATTGAAGTAAGTAGTTACTATGGATTTGAAGAACCAGTAAATATGCCAGACCTGGTTAGCGGCTCAGAATTCGAAATGCTTATGAACGAAGCAGCACGTAATAACGGGGAAGCCGAACCCTATGCCAACCCACAAAATGCGACCAATACTGACTGGGCCGATCCGGTCTTTCGTACGGGGACAATTCGTAATTATGATGTTACACTCAGCGGCGGAAATGAAACAGTTAAATATTCGATATCCGGATCAAATTTTAAACAAGACGGTGTTGTAAAACCGGCCACCTACAAGCGTAACAGTGCTCGTGTAAATCTGGATCTTAATGCGACAGAAAATCTCACCGTCGGTACCAGCCTAACCTATTCGTTTTCAAATAGAAATCGGGCTCGAAATAACGACAATATTACCGGAGTTCTGGGCGGAGTGTACTTCTTGCCCCCTAATCTTCCATATTACCAAGAGGATGGCTCTTATACTAAATTCAGTATTTTTGAAAATCCTATTGCAGCGGCAGAAGAAGTCGATTTCAATATGGATGTAAACCGCTTTGTTGGAAATGTTTTTGGAGAATATGAATTCTTCCCCGGACTCACATTCCGTTCCAGCTGGAGCTACGACTACAACGAAGTCAAAGAAGATCGATACGACAACAGTTTAACAAATGGCGGTGCAGCCGTCAATGGTGATGCTCTTTCTACGGTCGCCTTAACCAGCAACTGGACCGGAGAAAATACGCTAAGCTATCTCTATAATACAGGGAACCACAACTTTTCAACGCTAATTGGTACCAGTTACCAGGAATCATCTTTTGAGCGAACAACCGCAACAGGACAACAGTTTCCAAGTGATGATTTCCAGCGTATTGAAGATGCCGCCGTCCAAACAGCTTCCTCAACAGGAACAAGCTGGGGTATTGCATCTTTCTTCGGTCGTATAAAATATGATTACGACAGAAAATATTTGGCAACTATTACCTTGCGACGAGACGGATCTTCAAGATTTGGAGAAAATAACCAATGGGGTACCTTCCCATCTATAGCATTAGGTTGGGTTCCTTCAGAAGAAGAGTTCTTTAATGTTAACTGGATCAGTAACCTCAAATTAAGAGGTAGTTACGGGATTACCGGAAACCAAAGCGGAATCAACAACTTTCAAGCACAAGGACTCTGGGGCGGCGAAAGTTATACCGACAGCCCCGGAACAAGTCCCGAGCAGCTTTCCAATCCCAACTTAAAATGGGAAACTACCAGTCAGCTTGATATCGGGTTTGATCTTGGTTTATGGGAAGATCGTGTGACAATCATGTACGATTACTATGACAAACAGACCAAAGATCTGCTTTTAGCAGTACCGGTACCCATGTCAACCGGATTTGAAGAGCTCGTACAAAACTTTGGTGCCCTCGAAAACAAAGGTATGGAACTGGCCATTAACGCCGATGCCATCCAGCGAGACGATTTTAACTGGAATGTGCAATTTAATATTGCCGGAAATCGCAATGAAGTAACACGACTCGCTTCGCCCTTTAATGTATACAATCGTGATATCTACCGTTATCAAGAAGGATACCCTATGTACTCCTTCTATTTTCACAATCAACTTGGGGTAGATTCCGAAACCGGCGAACCTATTTTTGAGGATGTCGATGGCGATGGAAGTTTTAACCCTAATTCTGACCGTAAGATTGTAGGCGATGCAAATCCCGACTTTTTCGGTGGAATAACCAATAAATTTAATTTCAAAGGGTTCGACCTTTCTGTCTTTTTTCAATACAGTTACGGTAACGATCAGTTAAATTGGAACCGATTTTTCCAGGAGCACGGTGGTACTCGTAATACCAGTTATCTGTCATCGCAACTGGATCGCTGGCAAGAACCAGGTGATCAAACAATGGTGCCTAAAATGACCAGTTCCAATTACGCCGGTAACCTTCGCCCATCGCGATTTGTGGAAGACGGTTCATATATCCGACTCAAAAACGCCACGCTCGGATATACCATCCCCGATTCCTTTTTATCAAAGCTTGGTTTTAACATCTCACGAGCCCGCTTTTACGTAACAGGACAAAATCTGTTGACTTTTACTAACTACAGCGGTCTTGATCCCGAAGTAACAGCCACTGCTACCACACAGCTTACGCGGGGAATCGAATTTTATACGATGCCACAGTCCAAAACCATCATGGGCGGCTTTGATATCACTTTTTAA
- a CDS encoding ABC transporter permease, producing the protein MKTTGFVARRYLFSRKHISLISTLTIISIVGVTIGTALLIVVLSVFNGFFDVIQGFLLQNDPDLRIESTTSNSFLYAGDMEQQLAGIPEVQSLTSYVEGKALLAFERGDDQVVQVRGINSEEYFEVSDLDQSISDGKLDLSVQNRRPGMLLNERLMNELNLRIGDEVVLLSAAGMRKSLTQFSLPRSFRFEIRGAYSQIQITDGPGVYVDKEAAQRLFELRNKVSGIDIRLVDTDQAESVKKTVASLLGAGFEISTWYDLQKPLYDVMYLEKWSSYIILMIIVLVAVLNIIGSLTMIVIQKNRDIGILLTMGFTPSDIKNIFVRQGLYIGLIGCVIGGGVGLLLSWLQQQYGLIKLSSAFIIDAYPVSISYVDVSIVLVGSLLLCLLASWYPAKRAAQVDPADAIRYD; encoded by the coding sequence ATGAAAACAACCGGATTTGTAGCCAGACGTTATCTTTTTTCGCGAAAGCACATCTCGCTGATCTCTACTTTAACAATTATCAGTATTGTTGGGGTAACGATTGGTACAGCGTTATTGATTGTAGTGTTGTCGGTATTCAACGGTTTTTTTGACGTGATTCAGGGATTTCTCCTCCAGAATGATCCAGATCTGCGTATAGAATCGACTACTTCGAATTCATTTCTCTATGCCGGGGATATGGAGCAGCAACTTGCTGGCATTCCCGAAGTGCAATCCTTGACTTCTTATGTGGAAGGGAAGGCCCTTTTGGCGTTTGAGCGTGGTGATGATCAAGTAGTTCAGGTTCGGGGGATTAATTCAGAAGAATATTTCGAAGTAAGTGACCTGGATCAAAGTATCAGTGATGGAAAGTTGGACCTGTCGGTTCAAAACCGAAGGCCGGGAATGTTGCTTAACGAGCGCTTGATGAATGAGCTGAATTTACGTATTGGCGATGAGGTCGTACTTTTAAGTGCGGCCGGGATGCGGAAATCGCTGACTCAGTTTTCATTACCCCGCAGCTTTCGTTTTGAAATACGAGGGGCGTATTCCCAAATTCAAATTACCGACGGACCGGGAGTATACGTAGATAAGGAAGCAGCTCAGAGATTATTCGAACTTCGAAATAAAGTTTCGGGTATCGATATTCGATTAGTTGATACGGATCAAGCGGAATCAGTTAAGAAAACAGTTGCGTCTTTGTTAGGGGCCGGCTTTGAAATTTCTACCTGGTACGACTTGCAGAAACCGCTCTACGATGTAATGTATCTCGAAAAATGGAGTTCCTATATCATTTTAATGATTATCGTACTGGTAGCAGTGCTCAATATTATTGGTTCGCTGACGATGATCGTTATCCAAAAAAACAGGGATATTGGAATATTGCTTACCATGGGTTTTACGCCATCAGACATCAAAAATATTTTCGTACGCCAAGGACTTTATATTGGTCTTATTGGTTGTGTAATAGGTGGGGGAGTAGGTTTGTTGCTAAGCTGGCTACAGCAACAATATGGGCTCATAAAACTGTCATCTGCTTTTATTATTGATGCCTATCCCGTAAGTATTAGTTATGTAGATGTGAGCATTGTACTTGTGGGAAGTTTGCTGCTGTGCCTGTTGGCCAGCTGGTATCCAGCCAAAAGAGCTGCGCAAGTAGATCCGGCTGATGCTATTCGCTACGATTAG
- a CDS encoding MarR family transcriptional regulator: protein MGTHYQGSDREEKTLNAFIKLMRATDSLNNRLNRQLSDAGLTVSQFGVLEALLHLGPLNQKALGEKLLKSGGNITLVIDNLEKSGWVERHQDPEDRRSMLIHLTEEGEDFISNYFPKHLARIKKEFEVLSDEELEQLSNICKKLGLQE from the coding sequence ATGGGTACGCACTATCAAGGAAGCGACAGAGAAGAGAAGACGCTAAACGCATTTATTAAATTAATGAGGGCAACTGATTCACTAAACAACAGGTTGAATCGGCAGCTGAGCGATGCCGGACTAACCGTAAGTCAATTTGGAGTATTGGAAGCGCTCCTGCATTTAGGCCCTCTCAATCAAAAGGCGTTGGGCGAAAAGCTCCTGAAAAGTGGAGGTAATATTACGCTCGTTATCGATAACCTCGAAAAAAGCGGTTGGGTAGAACGTCACCAAGATCCAGAAGATCGACGTTCCATGCTCATTCATTTAACCGAGGAAGGCGAAGATTTTATTTCCAACTACTTTCCAAAACACTTGGCCAGAATCAAAAAAGAATTTGAGGTGCTTTCGGACGAAGAACTGGAGCAACTCAGCAACATCTGCAAAAAATTAGGATTACAAGAATAA
- a CDS encoding exodeoxyribonuclease III, whose product MLKISSLNVNGIRAAHRHGFTDWIDQTDPDIICLQELRAMKHQVPGPVQKLDYHEAYHTAEKKGYSGVGVLSKEEPIRIEKGLGLDWVDNEGRVIMAEFEDLYVFSIYAPSGTTGDERQDLKMEFLDYFLPFAQKFLSKNKPVVFCGDYNICHKPIDIHNPKRNKNTSGFLPEEREWVTRMLQTGFEDVYRNLHEGEEDLYSWWSYRAASKERNKGWRIDYHMSCPEMLEAAEEAVIEMDWDLSDHAPVTISYNL is encoded by the coding sequence ATGCTTAAGATTTCTTCGCTAAACGTTAACGGCATTCGTGCGGCACATCGACACGGTTTTACGGATTGGATAGACCAAACGGATCCCGACATTATTTGCTTACAGGAGTTGCGCGCTATGAAACATCAGGTTCCCGGTCCGGTTCAGAAATTGGATTATCACGAAGCTTACCACACCGCCGAGAAAAAAGGATATTCGGGGGTAGGAGTTTTGTCCAAGGAGGAACCCATCCGCATAGAAAAAGGATTGGGCCTGGACTGGGTTGACAACGAGGGGCGTGTAATTATGGCAGAGTTTGAAGATCTCTATGTTTTCTCCATTTATGCGCCCAGCGGAACAACCGGCGATGAGCGTCAAGATTTAAAAATGGAATTTCTGGATTACTTCCTCCCTTTTGCACAGAAATTTCTATCAAAAAATAAGCCTGTTGTTTTTTGTGGAGACTATAATATATGCCACAAACCCATTGACATTCACAATCCGAAGAGAAATAAAAACACCTCTGGATTTTTACCTGAAGAACGAGAGTGGGTTACCCGAATGTTACAGACTGGTTTTGAGGATGTATACCGCAACCTACATGAAGGGGAAGAAGATTTATACAGCTGGTGGAGCTATCGGGCCGCATCAAAAGAACGGAATAAGGGCTGGAGAATTGATTACCACATGAGCTGCCCAGAAATGCTCGAAGCTGCCGAAGAAGCTGTTATTGAGATGGATTGGGATTTGTCTGATCACGCTCCCGTTACAATTAGCTATAACCTTTAA